From the genome of Syngnathoides biaculeatus isolate LvHL_M chromosome 4, ASM1980259v1, whole genome shotgun sequence:
CAATGACAGTAATAATTGTGACGTGTCAGATGGTTTGTGTCGTATGGTGTGGCTCAGACATGTCATCTTGTTGCTTTTTAGGGATTTCTAATCTGGCTCAAACACCAGAGAAAGCCAGTGACTACATCTATCCACTGCTAAGCTTTGCGGCCAAACACATTCCCAAACACAAGCACATAGAAACACCCCTTTACATCCTATgcacagctgggatgagaattctCCCCGAGAGGTACACTTGAATCTGTCTGCCCACTATTAGTTCTTGGAAAGCGTACCGTTGTATTTTCAGCGCTGCCTTGACTTCGACTAATGGtcaaaaggacttttttttttttttttttttttttaaactggaatTCATGTAGTTCTGTTTCTCATTTAAACTGTAGTGAAAGGACagaaaaaatatacttttaaagttacaaaagaaatcaaatcaatATACAATACTCAGAAATGTATTCTAAACATTTAACTCCTTTAAATTAGCCACCTTGGGCAGATATAACAGCTGAACATGGTTGTTGCAGTATCACTAAAACGGAAGTCAGATTTTGTTCAGAGTTTGGAAGTTCCCATAACTCTGTGACACTTGGTTGTGTTCCTTTCACTCTTTTGTGCTGTTAAATCTTAAAAGTCTGGAGACGGTGTCTTTTGACTGGTCAACAGTATTAGAACATCCCAGTTTCCTaggtttctttttaaattgaaagtCAAGTACCGGTAGTTCAAGTCCAATGAATGGCTTGAAATGATATAAACTGTGAAACTAAGTTGCGAAGTTTCAGAGGTTGATAAAACAAGGCAAGGTGACCAATACGGAAAAATAATGTATACActttaaactggacaaaagagTGAAATTAATGCAACCTACAAGTGCCACACAGTTATGGCAACTTCCACAAcagagtttgattgaattttcTCAGAAGAATATTTGATTTCCATTTTAGAGAAAATGCTATAAGTGTGTTCAGCTGTCATAAAAGCCCAAGCAGGCTAATTTTTAGTCAAGTTACCGGGTATtccaatatttttctttcagaactttaatagttcattttctgttttccatttcaaaacaaatgagaaattgAACTGTGTAaatttcaattgaaaaaaaagtcaaaattgggCTTTATCAGTTTTATAGTAATAGAATAGCCAAATATTACTTTAGAAtaatgactcaagtaaaaataaaaattacccTAATATTTTCTtgaataagataaaaaaaaaaaatcccctgtatacatatatagtaaacttcaactgaaagtgtcaaatattttgaagcaagcacttgggcttttttttttttttttttgaaaatttttcaCCTTCTGCCAAGCTGCTGCTTATGATGTTCGCTGCCACCACAGACAGCACACGTAACTAAAATTTTGACTTGCAACTCGACTAAAAAAATTAGCCGAGCGACGGCTcataccttttttaaaaaaaaaaaagaaaaattctcaaGTCATTTCAATTGTAGGTTGAGGTACTTCTGTAATGctttcaaaaatattaaagtGGTGTTTTTTCTCTTCATATCAGTCAACAAGAGGCTATTTTGGAAGATCTGCGAACTGACATACCGGTCCACTTCAACTTCTTGTTCTCAGATTCCCACGTTGAAGTAATTTCTGGAAAACAGGAAGGTAATGTGATGTTCTCTGACCATAATATCAGAAACGGCTCTGATTATGATGCAGCGTAGTTCTGCAACATTAGAAATAACAACCACAACAATAAACACTTTATTGTGGTCATCCCGCCCGCGCCTTCTGGTACTTCTTGAGTACTATGCTGATTTAAtgggaaaatatacatttaagaaATGTTTGCTCAAATTACCTTGTATTAAATGTTCTTATTCATAGCATTAGCAATGATGATTTTTGTCAGGGGTATTCAACTAAAATTTAAAGAGGGCCAGTTTCAGAAAATTTGTTTGAAACAAGGTCTTTGGAAGCAATCCTTTCTGAGAATGGTAGTCTAAAACTGACGAAaaggaattgacttttttttgcaacattgatactgtatgtgtgtggcaCTTGTCCAGGTGAAGCTGAGCATTCCTTAACTTTTTCTAAGAATTAGTCACaaaagttattttgttttgcagtaAATATTGAgggagctcttttttttttttttttttttcctgtccggCATGAAATCcacagtttgttgtttttgtttcttaaaaGCGGGGATTTTACGTACAGCCCAGCATGGTTCACTTAGTGCACTGAAATATGTGActatattttgaatttgaaaataaaactatttttccAAATAGAAAGGGTTCGGTGAAAACTTGCAGGAACCACTGAACTAAccactttcttcttctcttgtaTTCAACTCCCCCGCATTCTTTTTCGGTGATAGAATTAAATTGTCCTGTCAGGATTTTTCCGTCATCTCACTTCTTCACATTAGGACCAACCTGCTCTCCATAGGCGCCATACTggtgacctgttttttttttttttttttttttcttccccccccccccacctatcCATTAATTAGTACTGATCCTAGCAGGGTCACGTGAGGCTGGAGCTTATCTGAGCTAATGAGGTGAACCAAGAAGCAGCTTCAAtctatttcaaaatattgtaattacGTAAACACTCAATGGGACTTTTAATCCAATCTAGGCCCAAAATTATATGCAGTCGATCTGTCCTTAAGTCTTTATCTACAACAGCACTCGTCAAAAAGTGTTAGGCACACCAGTTTGGGAGaaatagaggaaaaaaatataaatacttaagttacattttttttttttttcattttaacataTCCTTAGAAATGAcagaattttcatttgaatgaaattattttcactgCAGCTTATACATTTAGATGGCACATCTGCCACATGGTCTATGGTTTTgagttcaaatcttggctcaAGCCTTTGCGTCTTTGCTCTCCCTGTGCTTTGGTGTgatttctccgggtattccggcttcctcccacattacaaaaatgtacattttatgttCAATGTGTACTCTAatttgtccataggtgtgcatgagagtgtgaatggttatttgtctatatgtgtcTTGCGAATGGCCAGCAACGTAGTCCAGGGCATACACCGCTTTTCAACTGAAATAAACCTCAGCTCACatgtgaccctgaacagaatCAGCAATGAAAAATGGACGTGTCAAATGGTGCGACAGTAGAAACACAAATTAGGGTCCAGCTATGATTTCTGAGGGGAGGCTCTCAATTTGAAAATCCTCATGTACTTGATTTTTGTTCACATGTAGTCTTTACATACAGTGTATTAACATCCAAAGGTGTTCTCATTGATTTTAGGGGTCTATGCGTGGATTGGAATCAACTTTGTCCTTGGAAAATTTGATCATGCACGCAATGGTAAGGACATAATAGACTAGTATTTCACCATTTTCCCATTTGTGAATTCAGTAATAGATTAGATTAGAATAGGTTTTTCAGTTATGAccttttgtacttttgttcTTACCTGTGTCCTGCTCTCCTGTCAAGACGGGGAAGCTGTTGTAGAGGTCAACGTCCCCGGCAGTGATCAGCAGGAGCGCCTGGTGAGAAAAAGGACTGCTGGTGTTTTGGACATGGGCGGAGTTTCCACACAGATAGCGTTTGAAGTGCCCAAAACTGTAAGCTTTGCTTCTCCACAACAGGTTATTATTgacaaccatttttttattgttctctTTGGATGTGTAACTAATGTCCTTCTGCTCTCTGGCTAACAATGTGTGCACCATTCTTGTCCTGTGGAGACCATCTGCCCGTCATTCCTCACTTAAAATAAGCCTGCTGCATGACTCACTAGCAGGGGGTTCTACTAAATGTATGTAGTAAAGATTTTCAAACACAGTTGAGGGTAAAGAGTTGTTAGTGTCGCAATACACTATCGGCATCATACTATCATCATGCCATATATTACAtggtgtctttaaaaaaaaaaaaaaaactctgtctTGAGTCAATTGGAAAGCTGATTGTTGAATTTTAATGAAGGGTGAAGTtatgattctttttttcatttgtatttatttaaattcatttaaactGGTTCCTGGGCATCTTAAAAACAGAGCATTTCTGAAgttgaaatgaaattttatgAAATCTGCAtccctttttacattttttgtttgttgtttgaattTTGCTTGATTAAATTTTGTTTGCCTATGTCTTGGATATGCACTTACTGCAATAATCACTAttcaaaatatgtacatttttcattaaattccATTTTTGGTAATGAATATATCCTAACCTCCCTGAGGCATCactatcgtggtggaggggttagTGTGTCCCAGTGGTACTAGGAGCgactgactgttgtttgtgcctatgaaACAAACAGCACTTCAGAGTACCCGCCCTTTTAGTTTTCTTTCCTGCGGGAGctgagtcgaaaggcgaagttctcaatttactggtcaatCTACGTTCCCATCCCTCACCTGGGTTCATGAGctctgggtcatgaccaaaagatgACTATGGAAACAAAGGGACAAAATTAATTTCCTCTGCAGGATGTTATTAGAAATACCGGCACTATCTAATTGGATAAAATGCAACTGATGTATTAGAAATTCTCCCTTGAAACGATAATAATGTTCACTTTTAAAATTATGAAAGGTGTAGTAATTGAAGATGTTGATTATGGTGACTACTGTTCAGCGAAGAAGGGGCAAAATATGAGAAATGTATCTCAGATCTCACACTACTGTAAACAACCACAACAGTAAAATCCAATTTTGTTTCAATTAATTTCAGTGTGAATAGAAACTATTTTTCAAGCAACttttgtattggatctcattaaaTAAGTATACCTAACGATGCATACGGATCCCCATATTTGTATCCACAGTGACGTATTCACCTACTCTATACAATCATTGTCATTTATGTGCCCTCTAGGAGGAAGTGGCCAAGAACCTACTGGCGGAATTTAATCTGGGATGTGACGCGCATCGCACAGATCATGTCTACCGTGTATATGTTTCCACCTTTCTGGGTTTTGGAGGAAATGCTGCTCGTCAAACATATGAGCAGAGCCTCATCAAAAGCACCACCAGTCGAAATAAGTGAGAGCCACAGCCTAATAATACctaataatattaaaacattttctttgcatgaacatatttttccccatttcaccAGACTGTTTGGTCAGCGTTTCGGGGAGACTGCAGATTCCCCCCTCCTGGACCCTTGTCTTCCCACAGACCTGCAGGACCAGATTGGCACCCCTGAACAGAAACTTCATGTACTAGGCACAGGAGACTTCGATCAGTGCAGACACGTGCTTCAACCCTTCCTCAACCGCACTAATGAGACTCAAACCTCTCTGAGTGGCATCTTCCAGCCGGCAATTGATTATAGCAACAGCCAGTTCTATGGCTTCTCTGAGTTCTACTACTGCACAGAGGACGTGCTGCGCATGGGTGGAGACTATAACGCATCCAAATATGCACAAGCTGCCAAGGTAAACTGTAACATGCCTTATGAATGAACCAGTTGTAGCATGCAtactctttttaaatttttcattttatttttttacacaaattgcCTTTGAATGATTACTGTTAAACAGTAAACAGGATGCACACAACGCAAGCatgaatacagtacattaaccTGTAAATCTAACAATCCTTGTAAAGAAAGGAAGATAACCCTCTAGTGATGACTTGCTGTTAATGTATcttaacattttccattttcagagTTATTGTGCCACCCAGTGGAAGACTCTGAGGGAGCGCTTTGATTCCGGTTTGTACGCTTCCCACGCTGATCTCCACAGACTCCAGTAAGTTCCCCACTCAAGTTGAAAGGGTCCAAATGCACACAGATTGTTGAAGCCATAATATTTTGCAATAATGCTATCAATCAGTATTTTAGGTTACAAGTAAAAAGGTTTCTCTGGTAATGCCTAAAATGAAGACTTAAACTGATTACTCTTGTACCAATGTATACATGCATACATGATTACCTTGATTCATATTCGAAGTTAATGACTGAATAGTACAGCTCCTAATTTTACCAACACAGTGATTTAGGGTATAACAGTCGTTCGGCCAGATTAAAGAAGAGAGGGGCCATATTTTTCCCAACATATGGGAAATGCTGTGCCAGTGATTCCCAATGTATGACGTGAGAGGTTATAATGGATGCTGGAAGAAATTACCCTGTTGAACTTATTTATTTCCAATATATCGTGGTGAGAAAAGGTCTTTGCCACTCCTTTATTATTGCTTTTTTGCTTGTCATACATCAATGTTTCTCAACATCAAATTAATATAACTATTgtcaaagacaacacaagtaaacacaaagttttcaaatgttttttttttttattattaaggcAATGTATATCTTTGTTCACCTATCTATTCCAGTAATGTATAGTAATGGAGAAACTGAAGAGTTAGACATTTTATCCTTTCCCCTCCATCCGTTCCCATAAAGCAAATGATAGTACTGGATGCTGTTCAGTCtattttttccatcaaacaAGCTTCTTAGCAAGTGTATGGACGGACGGGCAaacataaatgttttattgtaaatTTTATGGTGCACTGTAACTACACCGACATGTAGCAGTGACTACTGCCTCATTAATGTCAGAACACACACTGCTAATTGCAGGAGCTGCTAACAGTGGTGTCACCCTGCGCTGAAACAAATTGCTTGTGCAGTTTTTGTTAGAATATCAGGATGATAACAGTATGTGTTTATAATTGTATTTATAAcgtagtgtatatatattagtttagaattgtattttttttttctac
Proteins encoded in this window:
- the entpd4 gene encoding ectonucleoside triphosphate diphosphohydrolase 4 isoform X2, with translation MGRISISCLFPASWHFSLPSQILPRLLLPSFRQLLFLGLLLFLLGALYLFLVTGKLPGGWITKENNFHRHLARVTDVDTTDESNPDLNYGLVVDCGSSGSRVYVYCWPSHNGNPHELLDIRQMRDQNRKSVIMKIKPGISNLAQTPEKASDYIYPLLSFAAKHIPKHKHIETPLYILCTAGMRILPESQQEAILEDLRTDIPVHFNFLFSDSHVEVISGKQEGVYAWIGINFVLGKFDHARNDGEAVVEVNVPGSDQQERLVRKRTAGVLDMGGVSTQIAFEVPKTEEVAKNLLAEFNLGCDAHRTDHVYRVYVSTFLGFGGNAARQTYEQSLIKSTTSRNKLFGQRFGETADSPLLDPCLPTDLQDQIGTPEQKLHVLGTGDFDQCRHVLQPFLNRTNETQTSLSGIFQPAIDYSNSQFYGFSEFYYCTEDVLRMGGDYNASKYAQAAKSYCATQWKTLRERFDSGLYASHADLHRLQYQCFKSAWMYEVLHSGFSFPPDYKNLKTVFLVYDKEVQWTLGAILFRTRFLPLRDIQQESLKGVHSHWRHSFSFVNNLYLLLVCFFIVVLSIILYVLRLRRIHRRSAQRCSPSSVPWLEEGLGSPTLPINL
- the entpd4 gene encoding ectonucleoside triphosphate diphosphohydrolase 4 isoform X1; amino-acid sequence: MGRISISCLFPASWHFSLPSQILPRLLLPSFRQLLFLGLLLFLLGALYLFLVTGKLPGGWITKENNFHRHLARVTDVDTTDESNPDLNYGLVVDCGSSGSRVYVYCWPSHNGNPHELLDIRQMRDQNRKSVIMKIKPGISNLAQTPEKASDYIYPLLSFAAKHIPKHKHIETPLYILCTAGMRILPESQQEAILEDLRTDIPVHFNFLFSDSHVEVISGKQEGVYAWIGINFVLGKFDHARNDGEAVVEVNVPGSDQQERLVRKRTAGVLDMGGVSTQIAFEVPKTVSFASPQQEEVAKNLLAEFNLGCDAHRTDHVYRVYVSTFLGFGGNAARQTYEQSLIKSTTSRNKLFGQRFGETADSPLLDPCLPTDLQDQIGTPEQKLHVLGTGDFDQCRHVLQPFLNRTNETQTSLSGIFQPAIDYSNSQFYGFSEFYYCTEDVLRMGGDYNASKYAQAAKSYCATQWKTLRERFDSGLYASHADLHRLQYQCFKSAWMYEVLHSGFSFPPDYKNLKTVFLVYDKEVQWTLGAILFRTRFLPLRDIQQESLKGVHSHWRHSFSFVNNLYLLLVCFFIVVLSIILYVLRLRRIHRRSAQRCSPSSVPWLEEGLGSPTLPINL